The proteins below come from a single Asanoa ferruginea genomic window:
- a CDS encoding iron ABC transporter permease, producing the protein MSLDTMEAAAEAPAAAGRPAPKRVRVAAAFAVALALTVVLAAVHLTQGTSSVGAADLLKLLFGGDDAGAAQVLVASRLPRLLAALVVGAALGVAGAGLQSLARNALASPDTIAVNAGAYLAVVAASAFGVSLGVLPSGALAFLGGLAAAGLVLALSSGGRAGPTRLILAGTAVALALGSLTTVLLLLFEQNTIGLYAWGNGSLVQSDLAAVTRLSPVVAFGVAGLLLAARRLDILALGDDPATVLGVDVRRTRLIVVVFTVLLAAAAVTLCGPVGFVGLCAPVIVRLLARVVPGVQRHAVLLPLSGIVGVLVVVGSDVLLRAAIGAQAGVEVPTGVVTSLFGAALLIWLARRHRDAGNTPQSTSGRLRSRGAFVLVLGISAALTVAALVVGMLAGDTWVLLGDVVNWLRDQTGPAYTFVLDQRYPRVFAALLAGAALAVAGTTVQAVCRNPLAEPGLLGISAGAGVGAVILISVAPLASVWLMSGVAGAGALVAFAIVYGLAWRGGLSSDRLVLVGIGMQTGLFAVISMIIIATDPWNTGKALTWLSGSTYGRTAGQVVPVLVALAIAVPLLAYARRDLDLLALDEDTPRVLGVRLERTRMVALVSAALLTSTAVSAVGVVGFVGLVAPHAARALVGGRHARVLPVAALLGALMVSAADTVGRTVIAPAQIPAGLVTALIGTPYFVWLLWRSRTASGGVS; encoded by the coding sequence ATGAGCCTGGACACGATGGAGGCGGCGGCCGAGGCACCGGCCGCCGCCGGCCGCCCGGCGCCGAAGCGGGTCCGGGTGGCGGCGGCGTTCGCCGTCGCCCTCGCCCTGACCGTGGTCCTCGCCGCGGTCCACCTCACCCAGGGCACCTCCTCGGTAGGCGCGGCCGACCTGCTGAAGCTGCTCTTCGGCGGCGACGACGCGGGTGCCGCCCAGGTGCTGGTCGCGTCGCGGCTGCCCCGGTTGCTGGCCGCCCTGGTGGTCGGCGCGGCGCTCGGCGTCGCCGGCGCGGGCCTCCAGTCGCTGGCCCGCAACGCGCTCGCGTCGCCGGACACCATCGCCGTCAACGCCGGCGCCTACCTCGCGGTGGTCGCCGCGTCGGCCTTCGGCGTCAGCCTCGGCGTGCTGCCCTCCGGCGCGCTCGCGTTCCTCGGCGGCCTCGCCGCCGCCGGTCTGGTGCTCGCCCTCTCCTCCGGCGGGCGGGCCGGCCCGACCCGGCTGATCCTCGCCGGCACCGCGGTCGCGCTGGCCCTAGGCTCCCTCACCACGGTGCTCCTCCTGCTCTTCGAGCAGAACACCATCGGCCTGTACGCGTGGGGCAACGGCTCCCTGGTGCAGAGCGACCTGGCCGCGGTCACCCGGCTCTCCCCGGTCGTCGCGTTCGGCGTGGCCGGCCTGCTGCTGGCCGCCCGGCGGCTGGACATCCTGGCCCTCGGCGACGACCCGGCCACCGTGCTCGGCGTGGACGTGCGGCGTACCCGCCTGATCGTGGTGGTGTTCACGGTCCTGCTCGCCGCGGCCGCCGTGACGCTGTGCGGCCCGGTCGGCTTCGTCGGCCTGTGCGCGCCGGTCATCGTCCGGCTGCTCGCCCGCGTCGTGCCCGGCGTCCAGCGGCACGCCGTGCTGCTGCCGCTGTCGGGCATCGTCGGCGTGCTCGTCGTGGTCGGCTCCGACGTGCTGCTGCGGGCCGCGATCGGCGCCCAGGCCGGCGTCGAGGTGCCGACCGGCGTGGTCACCTCGCTGTTCGGCGCCGCGCTGCTGATCTGGCTGGCCCGCCGGCACCGGGACGCCGGCAACACCCCGCAGTCGACCTCCGGCCGGCTGCGCTCCCGGGGTGCGTTCGTGCTCGTCCTCGGGATCAGCGCGGCGCTGACGGTCGCCGCGCTGGTCGTCGGCATGCTCGCCGGCGACACCTGGGTGCTGCTCGGCGACGTGGTCAACTGGCTCCGCGACCAGACCGGGCCGGCCTACACGTTCGTGCTCGACCAGCGCTACCCGCGGGTGTTCGCGGCCCTGCTGGCGGGGGCGGCGCTCGCGGTGGCCGGCACGACCGTGCAGGCGGTCTGCCGCAACCCGCTGGCCGAGCCGGGCCTGCTCGGCATCTCGGCCGGTGCCGGCGTCGGCGCGGTCATCCTCATCTCGGTGGCGCCGCTGGCCTCAGTCTGGTTGATGTCCGGTGTGGCCGGTGCCGGCGCGCTGGTCGCCTTCGCGATCGTCTACGGCCTGGCCTGGCGCGGCGGGCTCAGCTCCGACCGGCTGGTGCTGGTCGGCATCGGCATGCAGACCGGGCTGTTCGCGGTGATCTCGATGATCATCATCGCCACCGACCCGTGGAACACCGGCAAGGCGCTGACCTGGCTGTCCGGCTCGACCTACGGCCGCACGGCCGGCCAGGTGGTGCCGGTGCTGGTGGCCCTCGCGATCGCGGTGCCGCTGCTCGCGTACGCCCGGCGTGATCTCGATCTGCTGGCCCTCGACGAGGACACGCCGCGAGTGCTGGGCGTGCGGCTCGAACGCACCCGGATGGTCGCTCTCGTCTCGGCCGCGCTGCTCACCTCGACGGCGGTGTCGGCGGTCGGCGTGGTCGGCTTCGTCGGCCTGGTCGCGCCGCACGCCGCCCGGGCCCTGGTCGGTGGCCGGCACGCCCGGGTGCTGCCGGTGGCCGCCCTGCTCGGCGCGCTGATGGTCAGCGCCGCCGACACGGTCGGCCGCACAGTCATCGCGCCGGCCCAGATCCCGGCCGGTCTGGTGACCGCGCTGATCGGCACTCCCTATTTCGTCTGGCTCCTATGGCGGTCGCGGACCGCGTCCGGAGGTGTGTCATGA
- a CDS encoding siderophore-interacting protein, with amino-acid sequence MTPSWRFFPVTVGAVRRVSPSFVRVTFIGDCLKAFADNGYDQRIKLCLPVPAHGFDHLPTDEDWWSRWRALPDDRRNPIRTYTAAEVRADAGEVDVDMVVHGDGGPASRWVLTAAAGDPLVLIGPNAEHDGDHGGLEFRPPAGVRRLLIAGDETAVPAVAAILARLPGDARGEVVLEVPTPEDVLPLAAPSGVRVTWVSRDGAHDYGAPLVAAVRHVVAGQPVPAGVRAVVDELDPDGDIWEVPEEGAVGERYAWLAGESAAITTLRRHLVKELGWDRKSVAFMGYWRHGRAES; translated from the coding sequence ATGACCCCCTCGTGGCGGTTCTTCCCCGTGACCGTCGGCGCGGTGCGGCGGGTCAGCCCGTCGTTCGTCCGGGTCACGTTCATCGGCGACTGCCTCAAGGCGTTCGCAGACAACGGCTACGACCAGCGGATCAAGCTGTGCCTCCCGGTGCCGGCACACGGCTTCGACCACCTGCCGACCGACGAGGACTGGTGGTCGCGCTGGCGCGCGCTGCCGGACGACCGGCGGAACCCGATCCGCACCTACACGGCGGCGGAGGTGCGGGCCGACGCCGGCGAGGTCGACGTCGACATGGTGGTGCACGGCGACGGCGGGCCGGCGTCCCGCTGGGTGCTGACCGCCGCCGCCGGCGACCCGCTGGTGCTGATCGGCCCCAACGCCGAGCACGACGGTGACCACGGCGGTCTGGAGTTCCGCCCGCCGGCCGGGGTGCGCCGGCTGCTGATCGCGGGCGACGAGACCGCGGTGCCGGCGGTGGCCGCGATCCTGGCCCGGCTGCCCGGCGACGCCCGCGGCGAGGTGGTGCTGGAGGTCCCGACGCCCGAAGACGTCCTGCCGCTGGCCGCACCGAGCGGCGTGCGGGTGACCTGGGTGTCCCGCGACGGCGCCCACGACTACGGCGCGCCGCTGGTGGCCGCGGTCCGGCACGTGGTGGCCGGCCAGCCGGTCCCGGCCGGGGTCCGCGCGGTGGTCGACGAGCTCGACCCCGACGGCGACATCTGGGAGGTGCCGGAGGAGGGCGCGGTCGGCGAGCGCTACGCCTGGCTGGCCGGCGAGTCGGCCGCGATCACCACCCTGCGCCGGCACCTGGTCAAGGAGCTGGGCTGGGACCGAAAGTCGGTGGCATTCATGGGCTACTGGCGCCACGGCCGCGCGGAGTCGTGA
- a CDS encoding phosphatase PAP2 family protein, producing MRRWPIGLALWFVVLAAVEVAGFVAVARFFVRSSHGQLLDTVALAGNWIGQARIEGAVDSVLNTVSVVSLLAATAAIGFLALIRGRVALAFGTILLIVGANLTTQVLKRLIDRPELGVDMERAAAGNSLPSGHSTIAASVVIALLLVLPARLRGAVAMLGAAAAAIVGIATLSAGWHRPSDVVAAFLVVGVWANIAGLFILVAQRRHGDVDYGPANRFATVTLALVGLGLLAGAALALGLTNQVLSTPVDELSRHRLLAAYGGGAMGIAGSASLLVASVLATAHRVVPQAVAARAQDLHIAAAG from the coding sequence ATGCGTAGGTGGCCGATCGGGCTGGCCCTGTGGTTCGTGGTGCTGGCGGCCGTCGAGGTCGCCGGCTTCGTGGCGGTCGCGCGGTTCTTCGTGCGGTCCTCGCACGGGCAACTGCTCGACACCGTCGCGCTGGCCGGCAACTGGATCGGGCAGGCCCGCATCGAGGGCGCCGTCGACTCCGTGCTCAACACCGTGTCGGTGGTGTCGCTGCTCGCCGCCACGGCGGCGATCGGCTTTCTCGCGCTGATCCGCGGCCGGGTCGCGCTGGCGTTCGGCACGATCCTGCTGATCGTCGGCGCCAACCTGACCACCCAGGTGCTCAAACGGCTGATCGACCGGCCCGAACTCGGCGTCGACATGGAGCGGGCGGCGGCCGGCAACAGCCTGCCGAGCGGGCACAGCACGATCGCCGCCTCCGTCGTGATCGCGCTGCTGCTGGTGCTGCCGGCGCGGCTGCGCGGTGCCGTCGCCATGCTCGGCGCGGCGGCGGCCGCGATCGTCGGCATCGCGACCTTGTCGGCCGGCTGGCACCGGCCCAGCGACGTGGTCGCGGCCTTCCTGGTCGTCGGCGTCTGGGCCAACATCGCCGGGCTGTTCATCCTGGTGGCGCAGCGCCGGCACGGCGACGTCGACTACGGCCCGGCCAACCGGTTCGCCACGGTGACCCTCGCGCTGGTCGGGCTCGGGTTGCTGGCCGGCGCCGCGCTCGCGCTGGGCCTGACCAACCAGGTGCTCTCGACGCCGGTCGACGAGCTGAGCCGGCACCGGCTGCTGGCCGCCTACGGCGGCGGGGCGATGGGCATCGCCGGCTCGGCCAGCCTCCTGGTCGCCTCGGTGCTGGCGACCGCGCACCGGGTGGTGCCACAGGCCGTCGCGGCGCGGGCACAGGATCTGCACATCGCCGCCGCCGGCTGA
- a CDS encoding acyl-CoA dehydrogenase family protein: MTSHPDDLVARTRAFVDAHVLPVEDANDGDVTAAGGDALRADLQKLAREAGVFAPHAPREFGGLGLGMVDRAPVFEAAGRSLFGPMALNINAPDEGNLHLLERVAVGAQRERYLAPLARGEQRSAFAMTEPPPGAGSDPSALRTTARATDNGWSLTGRKKFITGADGAGFFIVMARTDGGATMFLVPADRPGIELTRHVPTMDRSMIGGHCELTLTDVRVSSDDVLGAVDEGFHYAQVRLGPARLTHVMRWLGAAQRAHETAVAYVSGRSAFGGPLARQGMVELMIADNEIDLAATRSLLLTACRVLDAGGAGREETSLAKVFGAEALHRVADRAMQLCGGAGVSADLPVARIAREIRPFRIYDGPSEVHRRSLARRAVRRYGAPTAEAG, from the coding sequence ATGACCAGCCATCCCGATGACCTCGTCGCCCGGACCAGGGCGTTCGTCGACGCGCACGTGCTACCGGTCGAAGACGCCAACGACGGCGACGTCACCGCCGCGGGTGGTGACGCACTCCGGGCCGACCTCCAGAAGCTGGCCCGGGAGGCCGGCGTCTTCGCACCGCACGCGCCCCGCGAGTTCGGCGGGCTCGGCCTGGGGATGGTCGACCGGGCGCCGGTCTTCGAGGCGGCCGGGCGGTCGCTGTTCGGCCCGATGGCCCTCAACATCAACGCACCCGACGAGGGCAACCTGCACCTGTTGGAACGGGTCGCGGTCGGCGCGCAGCGGGAACGCTACCTGGCACCGCTGGCCAGGGGCGAACAGCGCTCGGCGTTCGCGATGACCGAGCCACCGCCGGGTGCCGGATCGGACCCGAGCGCGTTGCGAACGACGGCAAGAGCCACCGACAACGGCTGGTCGCTGACCGGGCGCAAGAAGTTCATCACCGGTGCCGACGGTGCCGGCTTCTTCATCGTGATGGCCAGGACCGACGGCGGCGCGACGATGTTCCTGGTGCCCGCCGACCGCCCCGGGATCGAGCTCACCCGGCATGTGCCCACAATGGACCGATCGATGATCGGCGGGCACTGCGAGCTGACGCTGACCGACGTTCGGGTCTCGTCCGACGATGTGCTCGGTGCGGTCGACGAGGGGTTCCATTACGCCCAGGTGCGGCTCGGCCCGGCCCGGCTGACCCACGTGATGCGCTGGCTCGGCGCGGCACAGCGGGCTCACGAGACGGCGGTCGCCTACGTCAGCGGTCGCAGTGCCTTCGGCGGCCCGCTGGCCCGGCAGGGCATGGTCGAGTTGATGATCGCCGACAACGAGATCGACCTGGCCGCCACCCGGTCGCTGCTGCTGACCGCGTGCCGGGTGCTCGACGCCGGCGGGGCCGGGCGCGAGGAGACCTCGCTGGCGAAGGTGTTCGGCGCGGAAGCGCTACACCGGGTCGCCGACCGCGCGATGCAGCTGTGCGGCGGCGCCGGCGTCTCCGCCGACCTGCCGGTCGCCCGGATCGCCCGCGAGATCAGGCCGTTCCGCATCTACGACGGGCCGTCCGAAGTGCACCGCCGATCGCTCGCCCGCCGAGCGGTCCGCCGTTATGGAGCGCCGACCGCCGAAGCTGGCTAA
- a CDS encoding flavin-containing monooxygenase, translating into MATETPNAAAATFAAWLDRFTAALQGADAAGTSALLARDCWWRDLLALTWDLGTYQGRAGVAAMLGQHLKPGSVTNLEMTTEFGPRGGGGDPVEGFITFETPLGFGRGAVRLVEEDGEWVAWTVLTELDDLRGHERAIGPHRSRGPRHNPGTDGRNWLQQRQDHVKFADSEPDVVVIGAGQGGLTVAANLGLMGVDTLVLEKSERVGDGWRKRYHSLVLHDPVWADALPYMPYPASWPVYCPKDKIADWFESYASAMELNVWTSAALTESDFDEASGRWTLRVSTPDGERVVRPRDVILATGAAGEPNVPAVPGRETFAGTSYHSSQHSSAGSWAGKKAVVVGACNSGHDIAQDLYEAGADVTLVQRSSTHIISQEHGIPAIFGSNFVEGGPPTAYADLLAAGTPWPLVLELAKDGVKETAKKDADLLAALDAVGFKRNDGPDGTGLMGYALAYGGGYYIDVGASGLIADGKIKLAQGSGLAEFTADGIRLEDGRTLDADLVVLATGYKNMRETARRLFGDAVADRLPLVLGIGDDGEIGGLYRRTGHPAFWYMGGPLAWVRIYSKHLALQITAKHAGLPTP; encoded by the coding sequence ATGGCGACGGAAACACCCAACGCGGCCGCGGCCACGTTCGCCGCGTGGCTGGACCGATTCACCGCGGCCCTGCAAGGCGCCGATGCCGCGGGCACCTCCGCGCTGCTCGCCCGCGACTGCTGGTGGCGCGACCTGCTGGCCCTCACCTGGGACCTGGGCACCTACCAGGGCCGCGCGGGCGTGGCGGCGATGCTGGGCCAGCACCTCAAGCCGGGCTCGGTCACGAACCTGGAGATGACCACCGAGTTCGGTCCCCGCGGCGGCGGTGGCGACCCCGTCGAAGGCTTCATCACCTTCGAGACCCCGCTCGGCTTCGGCCGCGGCGCCGTCCGGCTGGTGGAGGAAGACGGCGAGTGGGTCGCCTGGACCGTGCTCACCGAACTCGACGACCTTCGCGGCCACGAGCGGGCGATCGGCCCGCACCGGTCGCGCGGTCCGCGGCACAACCCGGGCACCGACGGCCGCAACTGGCTCCAGCAGCGGCAGGACCACGTGAAATTCGCCGACTCCGAGCCCGACGTCGTCGTCATCGGCGCTGGCCAGGGTGGCCTGACGGTCGCCGCCAACCTCGGCCTGATGGGCGTCGACACGCTGGTGCTGGAGAAGAGCGAGCGGGTCGGCGACGGGTGGCGCAAGCGCTACCACTCGCTGGTCCTGCACGACCCGGTGTGGGCCGACGCCCTGCCCTACATGCCCTATCCCGCCTCGTGGCCGGTCTACTGCCCCAAGGACAAGATCGCGGACTGGTTCGAGTCGTACGCCTCGGCGATGGAGCTCAACGTCTGGACGTCGGCGGCTCTTACGGAAAGCGACTTCGACGAGGCCAGCGGCCGATGGACGTTGCGAGTCAGCACGCCGGACGGCGAGCGCGTCGTTCGTCCCCGTGACGTCATCCTGGCGACCGGCGCCGCCGGCGAGCCCAACGTGCCCGCCGTGCCGGGCCGCGAGACCTTCGCGGGCACCAGCTACCACTCGAGCCAGCACAGCTCGGCCGGAAGCTGGGCCGGGAAGAAGGCGGTCGTCGTCGGCGCCTGCAACAGCGGCCACGACATCGCGCAGGACCTCTACGAGGCCGGCGCCGACGTCACGCTCGTGCAGCGCTCGTCGACCCACATCATCAGCCAGGAGCACGGCATCCCGGCCATCTTCGGCAGCAACTTCGTCGAGGGCGGCCCGCCCACGGCGTACGCAGACCTGCTCGCCGCCGGCACCCCATGGCCGCTCGTGCTGGAACTGGCCAAGGACGGCGTCAAAGAGACCGCCAAGAAGGACGCGGACCTGCTCGCGGCCCTCGACGCGGTCGGCTTCAAGCGCAACGACGGTCCCGACGGCACCGGCCTGATGGGCTATGCGCTGGCGTACGGCGGCGGCTACTACATCGACGTGGGTGCTTCCGGGCTGATCGCCGACGGCAAGATCAAGCTCGCGCAGGGCTCCGGCCTCGCCGAGTTCACCGCCGACGGCATCCGCCTCGAAGACGGCCGCACGCTCGACGCCGACCTGGTGGTCCTGGCCACCGGCTACAAGAACATGCGCGAGACCGCCCGCCGGCTGTTCGGCGACGCGGTCGCCGACCGGCTGCCCCTCGTCCTGGGCATCGGCGACGACGGCGAGATCGGCGGTCTCTACCGGCGGACCGGTCATCCGGCCTTCTGGTATATGGGTGGGCCGCTCGCCTGGGTCCGCATCTATTCGAAACACCTGGCCCTACAGATCACCGCGAAGCACGCGGGACTCCCTACGCCCTAA
- a CDS encoding substrate-binding domain-containing protein: MKRSRGAIRRAVIAGAACASILLTAAACGSNDDGAGSSGSGSKKLVYFMAPNTTPTRYIQQDGPAFEKAIKALDPTVEVKFVNAGGDSNQQLAQANAAIAAGAKALVVVAADPNTSAGLLQAAEQAKVPVIGYENPPVKGTLYSQVIFDPEKVGAQQATYFASQVSSGKLGAKPVKISRQFGNKGDVYTTQMLAGQNKVLDPLIASGDIQVVCEDYIKDWAPDNATKATEQCLTKTQNGVGAFFGFYDGITAGIIAALKGKNLKIPVYGGQNPELTGLQYMLTGDQQDNVLKAFKVEAEAAAKIAIAAIGGQQPPADLVKDTIDNGAMAVPTAKLDATLIHLEDGKDPGDAVQQAVDLGMFTWAQICTGPAADTQTCKTRNK, translated from the coding sequence GTGAAGCGTTCCCGTGGCGCCATCCGCCGGGCGGTCATCGCCGGAGCGGCCTGCGCCAGCATTCTTCTCACCGCCGCCGCCTGCGGCAGCAACGACGATGGTGCCGGCAGCAGCGGTTCCGGCTCCAAGAAGCTCGTCTACTTCATGGCACCGAACACCACGCCGACCCGCTACATCCAGCAGGACGGCCCGGCGTTCGAGAAGGCGATCAAGGCGCTGGACCCTACCGTCGAGGTCAAGTTCGTCAACGCCGGCGGCGACTCCAACCAGCAACTCGCGCAGGCCAACGCGGCGATCGCCGCCGGCGCGAAGGCGCTGGTCGTCGTCGCCGCCGACCCGAACACCAGCGCGGGCCTCCTCCAGGCCGCCGAGCAGGCCAAGGTGCCGGTGATCGGCTACGAGAACCCGCCGGTCAAGGGCACCCTCTACAGCCAGGTGATCTTCGACCCGGAGAAGGTCGGCGCGCAGCAGGCCACCTACTTCGCGTCGCAGGTCAGCAGCGGCAAGCTCGGCGCCAAGCCGGTCAAGATCTCCCGGCAGTTCGGCAACAAGGGTGACGTCTACACCACCCAGATGCTGGCCGGGCAGAACAAGGTGCTCGACCCGCTGATCGCCAGCGGCGACATCCAGGTGGTCTGCGAGGACTACATCAAGGACTGGGCGCCGGACAACGCGACCAAGGCAACCGAGCAGTGCCTGACCAAGACGCAGAACGGCGTCGGTGCCTTCTTCGGCTTCTACGACGGCATCACGGCCGGCATCATCGCCGCGCTCAAGGGCAAGAACCTCAAGATCCCGGTGTACGGCGGCCAGAACCCCGAGTTGACCGGCCTCCAGTACATGCTCACCGGTGACCAGCAGGACAACGTGCTCAAGGCGTTCAAGGTCGAGGCCGAGGCGGCCGCGAAGATCGCGATCGCGGCGATCGGTGGCCAGCAGCCGCCGGCCGACCTGGTCAAGGACACCATCGACAACGGTGCGATGGCGGTCCCGACGGCCAAGCTCGACGCGACGCTGATCCACCTCGAAGACGGCAAGGACCCCGGTGACGCCGTGCAGCAGGCGGTCGACCTCGGGATGTTCACCTGGGCCCAGATCTGCACCGGCCCGGCCGCCGACACCCAGACCTGCAAGACGAGGAACAAGTGA
- a CDS encoding ATP-binding cassette domain-containing protein → MTSLLELTKLSKHFGGVRALHEVDMSVDEGEVVALVGDNGAGKSTLVKIVSGVESPDGGEIRVRGEARRLESPRAAADAGIRTVFQDLSLCDNLDAVQNLFLGQERYGALWSGRRVRRHVMEEQAQRVLESLSVKLRALNTPVVALSGGQRQGIAIGRALISDPAVVLLDEPTAALGVSQRGEVLDLIHRLRDQGRGVVVISHDMKDVRQVADRIVVLRLGAKVAEFRRGEYTPADLVGAITGAHESTDDEAGEP, encoded by the coding sequence GTGACGTCGTTATTGGAGCTGACCAAGCTCTCCAAGCATTTCGGCGGCGTGCGCGCACTGCACGAGGTCGACATGTCGGTGGACGAGGGCGAGGTCGTGGCGCTCGTCGGCGACAACGGCGCGGGCAAGTCCACCCTGGTGAAGATCGTGTCCGGTGTGGAGTCACCCGACGGCGGCGAGATCCGGGTCCGCGGCGAGGCCAGGCGGCTGGAGTCGCCGCGGGCCGCCGCGGACGCGGGGATCCGCACGGTCTTCCAGGACCTCTCGTTGTGCGACAACCTCGACGCCGTGCAGAACCTCTTCCTCGGCCAGGAGCGCTACGGCGCTCTCTGGTCGGGGAGGCGGGTCCGCCGGCACGTGATGGAGGAGCAGGCACAGCGGGTGCTCGAGTCGCTGTCGGTCAAGCTGCGCGCGCTCAACACCCCGGTCGTCGCGCTGTCCGGCGGGCAGCGCCAGGGCATCGCGATCGGCCGCGCGCTGATCAGCGACCCCGCCGTGGTGCTGCTCGACGAGCCGACCGCCGCGCTGGGCGTGTCCCAGCGCGGCGAGGTCCTCGACCTGATCCACCGCCTGCGCGACCAGGGCCGCGGTGTCGTGGTGATCTCCCACGACATGAAGGACGTGCGGCAGGTCGCCGACCGCATCGTGGTCCTGCGGCTCGGCGCGAAGGTCGCCGAGTTCCGCCGCGGCGAATACACACCGGCCGACCTGGTCGGCGCGATCACCGGGGCCCATGAGTCCACCGACGACGAGGCTGGAGAGCCGTGA
- a CDS encoding sugar ABC transporter permease gives MSVSTSTAPETPARAGRARVGRLFEGAARANRSIPVLVVLAIIWAVFYSQSSAYLSFQNITNLTLQIVTTAILALGVVFVLLVGEIDLSSAVLSGVCAAVAAGLVVNHGQPLAVGIAAGVATGMVVTFIEAQIIMFGVPSLIVTLGGMVILQGLILVVLPPEFTVSVAGTPFAKIASTAVPAGASYGLAVAGTLAYTGYRLFQRRERLSTGSLSSLAAVVVPSVVVAAVLFGGVYTLTQQRGLPLPLLILAVMLLIAWYATTQTRYGIHLYAVGGDREAAQRAGIPVRRMVLYSFLVLGVCAAIAGMVDSSRQLGVSVTSGAGPLMLNAIAAAVVGGTSLFGGRGSIWAALLGALVIGSISNGVQLLGLSTEVQYFATGSVLIVAVAVDVVLTRGSLLSGRR, from the coding sequence GTGAGCGTCTCGACATCCACCGCGCCCGAGACACCGGCTCGGGCCGGCCGGGCCCGGGTTGGCCGGCTTTTCGAGGGGGCGGCCCGCGCGAATCGCAGCATCCCGGTGCTGGTCGTCCTCGCGATCATCTGGGCCGTCTTCTACAGCCAGAGCTCGGCCTACCTGAGCTTCCAGAACATCACCAACCTGACGCTGCAGATCGTGACCACCGCGATCCTCGCCCTCGGCGTCGTCTTCGTGCTGCTGGTCGGCGAGATCGACCTGTCGTCGGCGGTGCTGTCGGGCGTCTGCGCCGCCGTTGCCGCCGGGCTGGTCGTCAACCACGGCCAGCCGCTGGCGGTCGGCATCGCGGCGGGCGTGGCGACCGGCATGGTCGTCACGTTCATCGAGGCACAGATCATCATGTTCGGCGTGCCGTCGCTGATCGTGACGCTCGGCGGCATGGTCATCCTCCAGGGCCTCATCCTGGTCGTGCTGCCGCCCGAGTTCACTGTCAGCGTGGCCGGCACCCCGTTCGCGAAGATCGCGAGCACGGCCGTCCCGGCGGGCGCGAGCTATGGGCTGGCGGTGGCGGGCACCCTCGCGTACACCGGATATCGGCTCTTCCAACGCCGTGAGCGGCTGTCCACCGGCTCGCTCAGCTCGCTGGCCGCCGTCGTCGTGCCGTCGGTGGTCGTCGCGGCAGTGCTCTTCGGCGGCGTCTACACACTCACCCAGCAGCGCGGGCTGCCGTTGCCGCTGCTGATCCTCGCGGTCATGCTGCTGATCGCCTGGTATGCCACGACACAGACCCGTTACGGCATCCACCTGTACGCCGTCGGCGGCGACCGCGAGGCCGCACAGCGCGCCGGCATTCCGGTGCGCCGGATGGTGCTCTACTCGTTCCTCGTCCTCGGTGTCTGCGCCGCCATCGCCGGCATGGTCGACTCGTCGCGCCAACTCGGCGTCTCGGTCACCTCCGGCGCCGGGCCGCTGATGCTCAACGCGATCGCCGCGGCGGTGGTCGGCGGCACCAGCCTCTTCGGCGGGCGGGGCTCGATCTGGGCGGCGCTGCTCGGTGCGCTGGTGATCGGGTCGATCAGCAACGGCGTACAACTGCTGGGTCTGTCGACCGAAGTTCAGTATTTCGCGACGGGCTCGGTGCTGATCGTGGCCGTCGCCGTCGACGTGGTGCTCACCCGCGGCTCGCTGTTGTCCGGGCGGCGTTGA